A genomic window from Solanum dulcamara chromosome 11, daSolDulc1.2, whole genome shotgun sequence includes:
- the LOC129874113 gene encoding protein REVEILLE 1-like: MALLDRSESDTILPSRNRMSVDVGAPSPRSIQLEEQVGAADEYAPKIRKPYTISKQRERWSEEEHKKFLEALKLHGRAWRRIEEHVGTKTAVQIRSHAQKFFSKVVRESSNGDASCVKSIEIPPPRPKRKPVHPYPRKMATPLKSGAVDSEKLKRSASPDLCLSEPENQSPTSVLSALGSDAFGTVDSAKPSEQSSAVAENSGDLVLSEPSDFILEGRRSSPARAYASSNPAKQACVKLELFLEDNDFEKEGSDEASSTQCLKLFGKTVLVTNTHMPSSTSGQISLTDENDEPASWTLPRSSFPSKYLPWDSECPRSTFTIGPPNPSYYFPTPNGSSGPNQSVSSPLLPWGSSYASAAVPCTQVHNPIPMKGRPLFNDKDLEGKETQKEGSSTGSNAESVDAELSGDKDLEIEAQSSRNLVEESVRASVPSLFERRAKSTKHVKGFVPYKRCLAERGISSSTLTGEEREEQRTRLCL, from the exons ATGGCTTTATTG GATCGAAGTGAGTCGGACACGATACTTCCTAGTAGGAATAGGATGTCAGTTGATGTGGGAGCTCCTTCTCCAAGGAGCATCCAGCTGGAAGAGCAAGTTGGTGCTGCAGATGAATATGCTCCTAAG ATAAGAAAACCATACACCATTTCAAAGCAAAGAGAGAGGTGGTCAGAGGAAGAGCATAAAAAGTTCCTTGAAGCCTTAAAGCTTCATGGTAGGGCATGGCGACGTATAGAAG AGCATGTGGGAACCAAAACTGCAGTTCAGATCAGAAGCCATGCCCAGAAGTTCTTTTCAAAG GTTGTTCGTGAATCGAGTAATGGTGATGCAAGCTGTGTGAAATCCATTGAGATCCCTCCACCTCGGCCTAAAAGAAAGCCAGTGCACCCTTATCCACGTAAAATGGCAACTCCACTTAAAAGTGGAGCCGTGGATTCAGAGAAATTGAAGAGGTCTGCTTCACCTGATCTCTGTCTCTCCGAGCCAGAGAATCAGTCACCTACCTCTGTGTTGTCTGCCCTTGGTTCAGATGCATTTGGCACGGTAGACTCCGCTAAGCCAAGTGAGCAGTCATCAGCAGTCGCTGAAAATTCTGGTGATCTTGTACTTTCTGAACCATCCGATTTCATTCTAGAGGGGAGAAGATCGTCACCTGCCCGAGCTTATGCTAGTTCAAATCCGGCCAAGCAGGCTTGTGTG AAACTAGAGTTGTTTCTTGAAGACAATGATTTTGAGAAAGAAGGCTCGGATGAGGCATCATCCACACAGTGTCTGAAGTTGTTTGGTAAAACCGTATTAGTCACTAACACTCATATGCCCTCTTCAACTTCTGGCCAAATATCACTGACAGATGAGAATGATGAGCCAGCATCATGGACATTGCCTCGAAGCTCCTTTCCTTCAAAATATTTGCCCTGGGATTCAGAATGTCCCCGAAGTACCTTTACTATTGGACCACCTAATCCATCATATTACTTTCCCACACCAAATGGAAGTTCAGGGCCTAACCAAAGTGTCTCTTCCCCCCTTTTGCCTTGGGGATCATCATATGCATCTGCTGCAGTTCCTTGCACTCAGGTGCATAACCCAATTCCAATGAAGGGACGTCCACtctttaatgacaaagatttgGAAGGTAAGGAAACTCAAAAGGAAGGGTCTTCCACAGGCTCCAACGCAGAATCAGTAGATGCAGAGTTGAGTGGAGACAAGGATTTGGAAATTGAAGCTCAGAGTAGTCGAAATCTGGTAGAAGAGTCTGTTAGAGCCAGTGTACCCTCTTTGTTCGAGCGAAGAGCAAAATCCACGAAGCATGTGAAGGGTTTTGTTCCATATAAGAGATGTTTAGCTGAAAGAGGCATCAGTTCCTCAACATTAACAGGAGAAGAAAGAGAGGAGCAACGAACCCGGTTATGTTTGTAG